A portion of the Nitrospira sp. genome contains these proteins:
- the fusA gene encoding elongation factor G has protein sequence MARQAPLERTRNIGIMAHIDAGKTTTTERILYYTGMTHKMGEVHEGAATMDWMEQERERGITITAAATTCFWKDHRINIIDTPGHVDFTIEVERSLRVLDGAVAVFDSVQGVEPQSETVWRQADKYQVPRIAFMNKMDRIGADFYFSVQTIIDRLGANPIPIQIPIGKESEYRGSIDLITMKAYVYDDETLGAKYKVEEIPADLLDKAKEYREKMLEAVAEFDDQVIEKYLNGQTLTEEEIRRAVRASAIAMKVTPVLCGSAFKNKGVQQLLDGVVDFLPSPLDIPSVKGIDPNTNKEVERKAADSEPFAALAFKIMSDPFAGQLTYFRVYSGTLKTGTPVLNVTKGTKDRIGRLLKMHANKREEIDAVYAGDIVAAVGLKGATTGDTLADEKQPVLLEVMKFPEPVIAMAIEPKTKQDQEKMGFALQKLAQEDPSFRVRTDEETAQTIIAGMGELHLEIIVDRLLREFKVEANVGKPEVAFRETIRRKAESESKYIKQTGGRGQYGHVVLTVEPSEPGKGLEFVNKIVGGAIPKEYIPAIEKGVKERMENGVIAGYPLRDIKVTVIDGSYHEVDSNEMAFKIAGSMGFSDACKKADAVLLEPIMKVEVLVPQEFMGDVIGNLNGRRGKVQGMKVRAGAQAIEASVPLMEMFGYATDLRSRTQGRATYSMEFDRYDQVPRQIAEAIIAKYRGE, from the coding sequence GTGGCTAGGCAAGCACCATTAGAACGCACGCGTAACATCGGGATCATGGCGCATATCGACGCGGGGAAAACCACGACCACCGAGCGGATTCTCTATTACACCGGCATGACCCACAAGATGGGTGAGGTGCATGAGGGTGCTGCGACGATGGATTGGATGGAGCAGGAGCGTGAGCGTGGGATCACGATCACCGCTGCGGCCACAACCTGTTTCTGGAAGGATCACCGCATCAATATCATCGATACACCCGGACACGTGGACTTTACGATCGAGGTCGAACGGTCCTTGCGGGTCTTGGATGGGGCGGTTGCGGTCTTCGATTCGGTGCAGGGCGTCGAGCCGCAGTCAGAAACCGTATGGCGGCAAGCCGACAAGTATCAGGTGCCGCGCATCGCATTCATGAACAAGATGGATCGGATCGGCGCCGACTTCTATTTCAGCGTGCAGACCATCATCGACCGGCTGGGCGCGAATCCCATCCCAATCCAGATTCCTATCGGGAAGGAATCGGAGTACCGCGGCTCGATCGATCTGATCACGATGAAGGCCTATGTGTATGATGATGAAACGCTGGGCGCCAAGTACAAGGTGGAAGAGATCCCTGCCGACTTGTTGGACAAGGCCAAGGAGTATCGGGAGAAGATGCTCGAAGCGGTGGCAGAGTTCGACGATCAGGTGATAGAAAAATATCTCAATGGACAGACCTTGACCGAGGAGGAGATTCGCCGTGCGGTCCGCGCCAGTGCCATTGCGATGAAGGTCACTCCGGTGCTCTGCGGGTCGGCGTTCAAGAACAAAGGGGTGCAGCAGCTGCTCGACGGCGTGGTCGATTTTCTACCCTCGCCGCTCGATATTCCGTCCGTGAAGGGCATCGATCCGAATACGAATAAGGAAGTCGAGCGCAAGGCCGCCGATTCCGAGCCGTTCGCCGCGTTGGCCTTCAAGATCATGTCCGATCCCTTCGCCGGTCAGTTGACCTACTTCCGCGTGTATTCCGGCACGCTCAAGACCGGTACGCCCGTGCTCAATGTGACCAAGGGGACAAAGGACCGCATCGGGCGTCTGCTGAAAATGCACGCGAACAAACGTGAGGAGATCGACGCCGTGTATGCGGGGGACATCGTGGCGGCGGTGGGACTCAAGGGCGCGACGACCGGCGACACCTTGGCCGACGAGAAGCAGCCGGTATTGCTGGAAGTCATGAAGTTTCCTGAACCGGTTATTGCGATGGCGATCGAGCCGAAGACGAAGCAAGACCAGGAAAAGATGGGCTTCGCGCTTCAGAAGTTGGCGCAAGAAGATCCATCGTTCCGTGTTCGTACCGACGAAGAGACGGCCCAGACCATCATCGCCGGCATGGGCGAGTTGCACCTGGAAATCATCGTCGATCGCTTGTTACGGGAGTTCAAGGTTGAAGCGAATGTCGGCAAGCCGGAAGTGGCCTTCAGGGAAACGATCAGGCGCAAGGCCGAGTCGGAATCCAAGTATATCAAGCAGACGGGCGGTCGAGGTCAGTATGGCCATGTGGTGCTCACGGTCGAGCCATCTGAACCGGGTAAAGGACTGGAGTTTGTCAACAAGATCGTCGGCGGTGCGATCCCGAAGGAATATATCCCTGCGATCGAAAAGGGCGTGAAAGAACGGATGGAGAACGGTGTGATCGCCGGCTATCCGTTGCGGGATATCAAAGTGACCGTGATCGATGGGTCGTATCACGAGGTGGATTCCAACGAAATGGCGTTCAAGATCGCCGGTTCCATGGGCTTTTCCGATGCCTGCAAGAAGGCTGATGCCGTGCTCCTTGAGCCGATCATGAAAGTGGAAGTACTTGTGCCGCAAGAGTTCATGGGCGACGTCATCGGCAACCTGAACGGCCGTCGCGGCAAGGTACAAGGGATGAAGGTTCGCGCCGGCGCCCAGGCCATCGAAGCTTCGGTGCCGCTCATGGAGATGTTCGGTTATGCCACGGATCTCCGGTCTCGCACGCAGGGAAGGGCGACGTACAGCATGGAATTCGATAGATACGATCAGGTGCCGCGGCAGATTGCGGAAGCAATCATCGCGAAATACCGAGGCGAGTAA
- the rpoC gene encoding DNA-directed RNA polymerase subunit beta' — translation MRIRIASPEKIRSWSYGEVKKPETINYRSFKPEKDGLFCAKIFGPIKDWECNCGKYKRMKHRGIVCDKCGVEVIQSKVRRERMGHIELAAPVAHIWFLKGVPSRIGTLLDMSLKQLEKILYFESYVCVDPGQTDLAEKELVTEEKLRQLQSEFASNSYKVGIGAEAIRDLLRKIDINAKWDEIKAKSKTSTSAALKKKHAKQLKVIEAFRKSGNKPEWMIMDVIPVLPPELRPLVPLDGGRFATSDLNDLYRRVINRNNRLKRLMELKAPGVIIRNEMRMLQEAVDALFDNGRRGRAIRGPNKRPLKSLSDMLKGKQGRFRQNLLGKRVDYSGRTVIVVGPELRLHQCGLPKKMALELFKPFIFHKLEERGAATTIKSAKRLVEKERPEVWDVLDEVIREHPVLLNRAPTLHRLGIQAFDPVLVEGKAIRLHPLVCAAFNADFDGDQMAVHVPLSVEAQVEARVLMMSINNILSPANGKPIAVPSQDMVLGCYWLTKERVGAKGEGKVFGSPEEVRIAFDAREVEEHARVKVRIEGNLVQTTVGRVILSEVLPASMPFSYANKLMTKKEVTKLIDSVYRQSGHRETVTFLDKIKDTGFQYATRAGVSICIDNMHIPSKKEELIGKAQREVNEIERQYAEGLITNGERYNKVIDIWAHVTEQVAGEMMKELGAGGDAAKQEAFNPIFMMADSGARGSSQQIRQLGGMRGLMAKPSGEIIETPITANFREGLTVLQYFISTHGARKGLADTALKTANSGYLTRRLVDIAQDVIISEIDCGTTDGIFVSALVEGGEIIQPIEERILGRLAAEDIRDPVTGEIIVSFNEEITEDRTKDVVEAAVDRVKIRSVLTCQSRRGVCRACYGRDLARGRLVEKGEPVGVIAAQSIGEPGTQLTMRTFHIGGTASKVVEQTVLEAKHAGYMKFMSFDAKKNADVHNAGIAVRNKDGEWVVMNRNAKIAIVDENGREREKYPVVYGAKIKIKDGDRIALAQKLVEWDPYSLTILTEVGGKVAYGDIVEGVTMKEEFDEVTGLSRKVIIEHTGATLRPRVSIKDEGGKTAKVSGGANMVARYLLPVGAHIFVEKGAMVHPGDVLAKIPRETTKTKDITGGLPRVAELFEARKPKEQAVISEIDGEISYGGFVKGQRKVLVDNKMGDTKEYFIPKGKHVNVHEGDWVRAGEPLMDGSANPHDILDVLGPNELQKYLVDEVQDVYRLQGVSINDKHIEIIVRQMLRKVRIEDPGDTEFLPGSQVSKLVFEEENDRVLKKDGKPALGKPVLLGITKAALTTDSFISAASFQETTRVLTEAAINGREDNLLGLKENVIVGRLIPAGSGFEEYRDTFVISPKPEPVAVGTGEAPALPREGVVAASGESTGS, via the coding sequence ATGCGGATCCGCATCGCCTCGCCCGAAAAGATCCGGTCCTGGTCGTACGGCGAAGTGAAGAAGCCCGAGACGATCAATTACCGGTCGTTCAAACCGGAGAAAGACGGCTTGTTCTGCGCGAAGATTTTCGGCCCGATCAAGGATTGGGAGTGCAATTGCGGCAAGTACAAACGCATGAAGCACCGGGGCATCGTCTGCGACAAGTGCGGAGTCGAAGTGATTCAGAGCAAGGTGCGTCGGGAACGCATGGGCCACATCGAGCTGGCGGCACCGGTGGCGCACATTTGGTTCTTGAAAGGCGTGCCCAGCCGCATCGGCACGCTGCTGGACATGAGCCTCAAGCAACTGGAAAAGATTCTCTACTTCGAAAGTTACGTCTGTGTCGATCCTGGCCAGACGGACTTGGCGGAGAAAGAGCTCGTGACGGAAGAGAAGCTCCGACAGTTGCAGTCGGAATTCGCGTCCAATTCCTATAAGGTCGGCATCGGCGCCGAGGCGATTCGCGACTTGTTGCGGAAGATCGACATCAATGCCAAGTGGGATGAAATCAAGGCGAAGTCCAAAACATCCACGTCGGCGGCGCTGAAAAAGAAGCACGCGAAACAGCTCAAGGTTATCGAGGCGTTCCGCAAGTCAGGGAATAAGCCCGAGTGGATGATCATGGACGTGATCCCCGTGCTGCCCCCCGAGTTGCGCCCGCTGGTGCCGCTGGACGGCGGACGTTTTGCTACGTCGGATCTGAACGATCTCTATCGCCGCGTGATCAACCGGAACAATCGGCTGAAGCGATTGATGGAGTTGAAGGCGCCCGGGGTCATCATCCGCAACGAAATGCGTATGCTGCAGGAGGCGGTGGATGCCTTGTTCGATAACGGCCGTCGAGGCCGTGCGATCCGCGGGCCCAATAAGCGCCCGCTCAAGTCGCTGAGCGACATGCTGAAGGGCAAGCAAGGACGTTTCCGGCAGAATCTGCTCGGTAAGCGTGTGGACTATTCAGGCCGGACGGTCATCGTTGTCGGTCCGGAACTGCGGCTGCATCAGTGCGGTCTCCCGAAGAAAATGGCTCTAGAGCTCTTCAAGCCGTTTATCTTTCACAAGCTGGAAGAGCGGGGCGCTGCCACGACCATCAAGAGTGCCAAGCGTCTGGTCGAAAAGGAGCGGCCTGAAGTGTGGGACGTGCTCGATGAGGTCATCAGAGAGCATCCGGTGCTCTTGAATCGAGCGCCGACGCTCCATCGACTGGGCATCCAAGCCTTCGATCCGGTCCTGGTCGAAGGGAAAGCGATCCGGCTGCATCCGCTCGTCTGCGCCGCGTTCAATGCGGACTTCGACGGCGACCAGATGGCCGTCCATGTGCCGTTGTCCGTCGAAGCCCAAGTGGAAGCGCGCGTGCTGATGATGTCCATCAACAACATTCTCTCGCCCGCCAACGGCAAGCCGATCGCCGTACCGTCGCAGGACATGGTGCTGGGGTGCTATTGGCTGACGAAGGAGCGGGTCGGTGCGAAAGGTGAGGGAAAAGTCTTCGGCTCGCCAGAGGAAGTGCGCATCGCCTTCGATGCGCGTGAAGTGGAAGAGCATGCGCGGGTCAAGGTGCGCATCGAAGGCAACCTGGTGCAAACAACGGTCGGCCGCGTGATCCTGTCCGAGGTGTTGCCTGCCAGCATGCCCTTCTCCTATGCCAACAAGCTGATGACGAAGAAAGAGGTGACCAAGCTGATCGATTCCGTCTACCGACAGTCCGGGCACCGCGAGACCGTGACGTTTCTGGACAAAATCAAGGACACAGGGTTCCAGTATGCCACCCGGGCCGGCGTGTCGATCTGCATCGACAACATGCATATTCCCAGCAAGAAGGAAGAGTTGATCGGAAAAGCGCAGCGCGAAGTCAACGAGATCGAGCGGCAGTATGCCGAAGGCTTGATCACGAACGGTGAACGCTACAACAAGGTTATCGACATTTGGGCCCATGTCACCGAGCAGGTGGCGGGTGAAATGATGAAGGAGCTGGGTGCCGGTGGCGACGCGGCCAAACAGGAGGCCTTCAACCCGATCTTCATGATGGCCGACTCGGGAGCCCGAGGCAGTTCGCAGCAGATCCGTCAGTTGGGCGGTATGCGCGGATTGATGGCGAAGCCGTCCGGAGAAATCATTGAGACGCCGATCACGGCGAATTTCCGCGAAGGCCTGACGGTGCTGCAGTACTTCATCTCGACGCACGGCGCGCGTAAGGGCTTGGCGGATACGGCGTTGAAGACCGCAAACTCCGGGTATCTCACTCGACGTCTCGTCGATATCGCGCAGGACGTCATCATCAGTGAAATCGATTGCGGCACAACCGACGGGATCTTCGTGAGCGCGCTGGTCGAAGGCGGCGAAATCATCCAGCCGATCGAAGAACGTATCTTGGGACGCCTGGCGGCCGAGGATATCCGCGATCCCGTGACCGGCGAGATCATCGTGTCGTTCAACGAAGAGATCACCGAAGATCGAACGAAGGACGTCGTGGAAGCGGCCGTCGACCGGGTGAAGATCCGGTCCGTCCTGACCTGCCAGTCACGTCGCGGCGTCTGCCGCGCCTGTTATGGGCGAGATCTGGCGCGTGGCCGTTTAGTCGAAAAGGGCGAACCGGTCGGCGTGATCGCGGCGCAGTCCATCGGAGAGCCGGGGACCCAGCTGACGATGCGTACGTTCCATATCGGCGGTACCGCCAGCAAGGTGGTGGAGCAAACGGTGCTCGAAGCGAAGCATGCCGGCTACATGAAGTTCATGAGTTTTGACGCCAAGAAGAACGCCGATGTGCACAACGCCGGCATCGCCGTCCGCAACAAGGATGGCGAATGGGTCGTGATGAACCGGAATGCGAAGATCGCGATCGTCGATGAGAACGGTCGGGAACGCGAGAAATACCCGGTCGTCTACGGCGCCAAGATCAAAATCAAGGACGGCGATCGCATCGCCCTGGCCCAAAAGCTGGTGGAATGGGATCCGTACTCGCTGACGATTCTGACCGAGGTCGGCGGGAAGGTTGCGTACGGCGACATCGTCGAAGGCGTGACGATGAAGGAAGAATTCGACGAGGTGACCGGTCTGTCGAGAAAGGTCATCATCGAGCACACGGGCGCGACGCTTCGTCCCCGCGTGTCGATCAAAGACGAAGGCGGAAAAACCGCAAAGGTGTCGGGCGGGGCCAATATGGTTGCCCGGTATCTGCTGCCCGTCGGCGCACATATCTTCGTGGAGAAGGGCGCCATGGTGCATCCGGGCGATGTGCTCGCGAAGATTCCGCGCGAGACCACGAAAACGAAGGACATCACCGGCGGTCTTCCCCGCGTGGCGGAACTCTTCGAAGCTCGGAAGCCGAAAGAACAAGCCGTCATCAGCGAGATCGACGGAGAGATTTCTTACGGCGGGTTCGTCAAGGGCCAGCGCAAGGTGTTGGTCGACAACAAGATGGGCGATACCAAGGAGTACTTCATCCCGAAAGGCAAGCACGTCAATGTGCACGAAGGAGATTGGGTGCGCGCCGGAGAGCCGTTGATGGACGGGTCGGCGAATCCGCACGACATTCTCGATGTGTTGGGTCCTAATGAATTGCAGAAGTATCTGGTCGACGAGGTACAGGACGTGTATCGCCTGCAAGGTGTGTCGATCAATGACAAACATATCGAGATCATCGTGCGGCAAATGCTGCGCAAGGTCAGGATTGAAGATCCGGGGGACACGGAATTCCTTCCCGGAAGCCAGGTCAGCAAACTGGTCTTCGAAGAAGAAAACGATCGGGTGCTGAAGAAAGACGGCAAACCCGCGCTTGGCAAGCCCGTACTTTTGGGTATTACCAAGGCGGCGCTGACGACCGACAGCTTCATTTCCGCCGCGTCCTTCCAGGAGACGACCAGAGTTCTGACCGAAGCGGCCATCAACGGGCGCGAGGACAATCTACTGGGCTTGAAGGAAAACGTCATCGTCGGACGATTGATTCCGGCCGGGAGCGGGTTTGAGGAGTATCGCGATACATTCGTGATCAGTCCCAAGCCTGAACCGGTGGCCGTCGGTACGGGAGAAGCGCCGGCGCTGCCGCGCGAGGGGGTGGTAGCCGCCTCCGGGGAGTCGACCGGGTCGTGA
- the tuf gene encoding elongation factor Tu, giving the protein MAKAKFERKKPHVNIGTIGHVDHGKTTLTAALTKVCADKGMAKFISYDEVAKASESQGRRDATKIMTIAISHVEYETDKRHYAHVDCPGHADYVKNMITGAAQMDGAILVVSAADGPMPQTREHILLARQVGVPYIVVFLNKADKVDDKELLDLVELEVRELLSKYDFPGDKTPIIQGSALKAMEGDQGPLGVPAIVKLLESVDTYIPTPQRPIDKPFLMPIEDVFTISGRGTVVTGRCERGIVKVGDEIEIVGLRPTQSTVVTGVEMFRKVLDEGQAGDNIGVLLRGTKKEDVERGMVLAKPKTITPHTKFKAEIYVLTKEEGGRHTPFFNGYRPQFYFRTTDVTGIVSLNPGVEMVMPGDNVSVTAELISPIAMDQGLRFAVREGGKTVGSGVVTEILA; this is encoded by the coding sequence ATGGCGAAGGCGAAATTTGAGCGGAAGAAGCCGCACGTGAACATTGGGACGATCGGGCACGTGGACCACGGGAAGACGACGTTGACGGCGGCGCTGACGAAGGTGTGCGCGGATAAGGGGATGGCGAAGTTCATCAGTTACGACGAAGTGGCGAAGGCGAGCGAGAGCCAGGGGCGGCGGGATGCGACCAAGATCATGACGATTGCGATCAGCCACGTCGAATACGAAACCGACAAGCGGCACTATGCCCACGTGGACTGCCCGGGGCACGCCGATTATGTGAAGAACATGATCACGGGGGCGGCGCAGATGGACGGGGCGATCCTGGTGGTGAGCGCCGCGGACGGCCCGATGCCGCAGACGCGGGAACATATTCTGTTGGCGCGGCAGGTGGGGGTGCCCTACATCGTGGTGTTTCTGAACAAGGCGGACAAGGTCGACGACAAGGAATTGCTGGATCTGGTGGAATTGGAAGTGCGGGAGCTGCTCTCGAAGTATGACTTTCCGGGGGACAAGACCCCCATTATACAGGGCAGTGCCTTGAAGGCGATGGAAGGGGATCAGGGGCCGCTGGGGGTGCCGGCGATTGTGAAGTTGCTCGAGTCGGTGGATACCTATATTCCGACGCCGCAGCGGCCGATCGACAAGCCGTTTTTGATGCCGATCGAGGATGTGTTCACGATCAGCGGGCGGGGCACGGTGGTGACGGGCCGGTGCGAGCGGGGGATCGTGAAGGTGGGGGATGAAATCGAGATCGTGGGGCTGCGGCCGACACAGAGCACGGTGGTGACCGGGGTGGAGATGTTCCGCAAGGTGCTGGATGAAGGGCAGGCGGGGGACAACATCGGGGTGCTCTTGCGGGGGACGAAGAAAGAAGACGTGGAGCGGGGCATGGTGTTGGCGAAGCCGAAGACCATTACGCCGCATACGAAGTTCAAGGCGGAGATTTATGTGCTGACGAAGGAAGAAGGGGGACGGCATACGCCGTTCTTCAACGGGTATCGGCCGCAGTTCTATTTCCGGACGACGGACGTGACGGGGATCGTGTCGTTGAATCCGGGCGTGGAGATGGTGATGCCGGGGGACAATGTGAGTGTGACGGCCGAGTTGATCAGTCCGATCGCGATGGACCAGGGCCTGCGCTTTGCCGTGCGTGAGGGCGGCAAGACCGTCGGCTCCGGCGTCGTCACGGAAATCCTGGCTTAA
- the rpsJ gene encoding 30S ribosomal protein S10, whose protein sequence is MVKVDQRIRIRLRGFDYRVLDQSVAEIVETVRRSGAKIVGPIPLPTRIEKFTVQRATHADKKAREQFEIRTHKRLMDIMEPTPETMDSLMKLNLAAGVDVEIKL, encoded by the coding sequence ATGGTGAAGGTCGATCAGAGAATCAGAATCAGGTTGCGCGGATTTGACTATCGCGTGCTGGATCAATCCGTGGCGGAGATCGTTGAAACCGTCCGTCGCAGCGGTGCCAAAATCGTGGGCCCGATCCCGTTGCCGACTCGGATCGAGAAGTTCACGGTGCAGCGGGCCACCCATGCGGACAAGAAGGCGCGCGAGCAATTTGAAATCCGCACGCACAAGCGTCTCATGGATATCATGGAGCCCACGCCGGAAACCATGGACTCTTTGATGAAGCTGAATTTGGCTGCCGGTGTGGACGTAGAAATCAAGTTATGA
- the rplC gene encoding 50S ribosomal protein L3 has translation MTNGLLGKKLGMTQVFDESQLVPVTVISAGPCRVVTVKTKERDGYEAVQLSYGEAKERGLSKAQLGHLKKHEAPASRTLKEFKMTGHVTVGQTIKVDIFKKGDWVDVIGVSKGKGFQGVVRRHHYSGGPESHGSMFHRAPGSIGASSFPSRVWKGKTLPGHMGAERVTSQRLKVVEARPEENLIFVRGAVPGAANGLLVVRKSKKG, from the coding sequence ATGACGAACGGATTGCTTGGAAAAAAACTGGGAATGACGCAGGTGTTCGATGAGAGTCAGCTGGTTCCGGTGACAGTTATTTCCGCCGGGCCTTGTCGGGTCGTGACGGTGAAAACGAAAGAGCGCGACGGATACGAGGCGGTGCAGCTGTCCTACGGTGAGGCGAAAGAGCGCGGGCTGTCTAAGGCGCAGTTGGGTCACCTCAAGAAGCATGAGGCACCCGCCAGCCGGACGCTCAAGGAATTCAAGATGACCGGCCACGTGACGGTGGGGCAGACGATCAAGGTGGATATTTTCAAGAAGGGTGACTGGGTCGACGTCATCGGCGTGTCGAAGGGGAAGGGCTTCCAGGGAGTTGTGCGGCGTCACCACTATTCCGGCGGACCTGAATCGCATGGATCCATGTTCCATCGTGCCCCTGGATCGATCGGCGCCAGTTCATTTCCTTCCCGCGTGTGGAAGGGAAAGACGTTGCCTGGACACATGGGCGCGGAGCGGGTGACCTCCCAGCGACTGAAGGTCGTCGAAGCACGGCCGGAAGAGAATCTGATCTTTGTCCGCGGGGCCGTTCCCGGCGCGGCGAACGGGTTGCTCGTGGTCAGAAAGTCAAAGAAGGGATAG
- the rpsG gene encoding 30S ribosomal protein S7, translating to MPRSRFLGQREPLPDVRYRDKIVGKFLNILMENGKKSTAERICYGAFDVIQEKTAGDPLKVFKAAIDNVKPIVEVKSRRVGGASYQVPVEIRPARRMSLALRWLSEYARTRGGKSMREKLAAELLDASNNTGAAVKKREDVHRMAEANKAFAHYRW from the coding sequence ATGCCACGAAGCAGATTTTTGGGACAGCGAGAGCCGCTCCCGGACGTTCGATATCGCGACAAGATCGTCGGGAAATTTCTCAATATTCTGATGGAGAACGGCAAGAAGAGCACGGCGGAACGGATTTGTTACGGCGCGTTCGATGTGATCCAGGAAAAGACGGCCGGAGATCCCCTCAAGGTGTTCAAGGCGGCGATCGATAACGTGAAGCCGATCGTCGAAGTGAAGTCTCGACGGGTCGGTGGCGCCTCGTATCAGGTGCCGGTCGAAATCCGCCCTGCTCGCCGGATGTCGTTGGCGCTACGTTGGTTGTCGGAGTATGCGCGGACGCGCGGCGGCAAGAGCATGCGGGAGAAGCTCGCGGCCGAACTGCTGGACGCATCCAACAATACAGGGGCCGCGGTAAAAAAGCGGGAAGACGTGCATCGCATGGCGGAGGCCAACAAGGCCTTCGCGCACTATCGCTGGTAA
- the rpsL gene encoding 30S ribosomal protein S12 has product MPTINQLVRKGRQLAHAKTKSPALKACPQKRGVCLRVYTSTPKKPNSALRKVARVRLTNGMEVTTYIPGVGHNLQEHSIVLVRGGRVKDLPGVRYHIVRGALDAVGVADRKQGRSKYGAKRPK; this is encoded by the coding sequence ATGCCGACGATCAATCAACTTGTGAGAAAGGGCCGGCAGCTGGCCCATGCCAAGACTAAGAGTCCCGCGCTCAAGGCCTGTCCGCAGAAACGCGGCGTGTGTCTGCGCGTCTACACGTCGACCCCGAAGAAGCCGAACTCCGCGCTTCGGAAAGTCGCCCGCGTTCGACTGACGAACGGGATGGAAGTGACGACGTACATTCCCGGAGTCGGCCACAACCTTCAAGAGCATTCGATCGTGCTCGTGCGAGGCGGCCGCGTGAAGGATTTGCCGGGCGTGCGCTATCACATCGTGCGCGGTGCGCTCGACGCCGTCGGCGTCGCCGACCGAAAGCAAGGCCGTTCCAAGTATGGAGCCAAGCGTCCGAAGTAA